A part of Pararhizobium sp. A13 genomic DNA contains:
- a CDS encoding DMT family transporter: MDKTTSGWINGFLGVLIFSGSLPATRVAVADFDPVFLTVARAAIAGALALALLMMFRQKRPARSDMVSLMVVSFGVVVGFPMLTALALKHITSAHSIVFVGLLPLATAIFGVLRGGERPRPAFWLFSGLGSLLVAGFALLQAFSASPIGDLLMLAAIIACGLGYAEGAKLSRTLGGWQVICWALVLSLPIMATLALVTMPPSFAETGQPAWLGLAYVSVFSMLVGFVFWYRGLAQGGIAAVGQLQLLQPFFGLVLAATLLNEAVSWPMVAVTAAVVLCVAGAKRFAK, translated from the coding sequence ATGGACAAGACGACAAGCGGATGGATCAACGGCTTCCTCGGAGTGCTGATTTTTAGCGGCTCTCTTCCCGCGACGCGGGTAGCGGTGGCGGATTTTGATCCTGTCTTCCTCACCGTCGCGCGTGCCGCCATCGCCGGTGCGCTGGCGCTCGCGCTGCTCATGATGTTTCGACAAAAGCGGCCGGCGCGAAGTGATATGGTTTCACTGATGGTCGTCTCATTCGGCGTGGTCGTCGGCTTTCCCATGCTGACGGCATTGGCGCTCAAGCACATCACCTCGGCGCATTCCATCGTCTTCGTCGGTCTTCTGCCGTTGGCGACGGCGATCTTCGGCGTGTTGCGCGGAGGCGAGCGTCCGCGGCCGGCCTTCTGGCTCTTTTCCGGCCTCGGCAGCCTGCTGGTCGCCGGCTTCGCCCTGCTGCAGGCTTTCTCCGCCTCGCCGATCGGCGACCTGTTGATGCTCGCTGCCATCATTGCCTGTGGTCTCGGCTATGCCGAAGGCGCGAAGCTATCCCGTACGCTCGGGGGCTGGCAGGTTATCTGCTGGGCGCTTGTCCTGTCGCTACCGATCATGGCGACGCTTGCCCTCGTCACCATGCCGCCGTCCTTTGCCGAAACCGGGCAGCCAGCCTGGCTCGGCCTTGCCTATGTCTCGGTCTTCAGCATGCTGGTGGGGTTCGTCTTCTGGTATCGGGGGCTGGCACAGGGCGGCATTGCCGCGGTCGGTCAGCTGCAATTGCTCCAGCCGTTCTTCGGCCTGGTTCTCGCGGCCACACTGCTGAACGAGGCGGTGAGCTGGCCCATGGTCGCCGTGACCGCCGCCGTGGTTCTCTGTGTTGCCGGAGCCAAGCGCTTCGCGAAATGA
- a CDS encoding TetR/AcrR family transcriptional regulator has product MSQDTDTESKKRGRPPSATARKRALDAAHDILMAEGFGRLTIEAVAARSGVGKPTIYRNWANAQELAMAALLVNPLPRAEAEGATALAALSAQMHGLVTAFASTRGRQITMALAAADPESEFTKAFRNQVILSSRNAGRIILEQALARGEIVPPLDLEAFLDMIYGPVFFRLLVGHRLVSPEFGDAIVMTALRAVAPRGP; this is encoded by the coding sequence ATGAGTCAAGATACCGATACAGAATCGAAGAAACGCGGGCGGCCGCCAAGCGCGACGGCGCGCAAGCGTGCGCTCGACGCCGCCCATGACATTCTGATGGCCGAAGGCTTCGGTCGTTTGACGATCGAGGCAGTTGCCGCGCGGTCCGGCGTCGGCAAACCGACGATCTATCGCAACTGGGCCAATGCGCAGGAACTGGCGATGGCCGCCCTGCTGGTCAATCCGTTGCCACGAGCAGAGGCGGAAGGAGCCACGGCGCTGGCCGCCCTCAGCGCACAGATGCACGGGCTGGTGACGGCCTTCGCCAGCACGCGCGGGCGGCAAATCACCATGGCGCTGGCGGCCGCGGACCCGGAAAGCGAATTCACCAAGGCATTCCGCAACCAAGTGATCCTGTCGAGCCGGAACGCCGGTCGCATCATCCTTGAACAGGCGCTGGCTCGGGGAGAAATTGTCCCGCCTCTTGATCTTGAGGCCTTCCTCGACATGATCTACGGACCCGTTTTCTTCCGCCTTCTGGTCGGGCATCGCCTGGTCTCGCCGGAGTTTGGCGATGCGATCGTCATGACCGCATTGCGGGCTGTTGCGCCGCGAGGGCCGTGA
- a CDS encoding VOC family protein, whose product MPSFARKVSAYFIVKDAARAIDFYKEAFGATEIFRMTDPSDGRIGHAELRFGETLMMLADEYPDFGALSPDTIGGSPVTFHVDTGSTDAAVAQALAAGATLLRPATDQSFGERVAQVLDPYGHRWMLSQTIEQVTPEEMQRRWNEGTSA is encoded by the coding sequence ATGCCGAGTTTCGCCAGAAAAGTAAGTGCCTATTTCATCGTAAAGGATGCAGCGCGCGCCATCGACTTTTACAAGGAAGCCTTCGGCGCAACGGAAATCTTCCGCATGACCGATCCTTCGGACGGACGGATAGGGCACGCTGAACTGCGTTTCGGAGAGACGCTGATGATGCTGGCGGATGAATACCCGGATTTCGGCGCCCTGTCTCCGGATACCATCGGCGGCTCGCCTGTGACCTTCCACGTCGACACCGGTTCGACCGATGCGGCGGTCGCGCAGGCCCTCGCGGCCGGGGCAACGCTGTTGCGCCCGGCAACGGACCAGAGTTTTGGCGAGCGGGTGGCGCAGGTGCTCGATCCCTACGGCCATCGCTGGATGCTGTCGCAGACCATCGAGCAGGTCACGCCTGAAGAGATGCAGCGGCGCTGGAACGAAGGGACATCTGCATGA
- the mntR gene encoding manganese-binding transcriptional regulator MntR, with protein MSVKPTPDSFQGALVDADAQVESFRRTRNNRRTELVEDYVELIADLIADGGEARQVDIAQRLGVAQPTVAKMLKRLAAEGFIQQKSYRGVFPTPEGNEFAERSRERHQIVESFLRALGISADKARIDAEGIEHHVSAETLDAFKAFSVAKSAGWFGS; from the coding sequence ATGTCCGTCAAACCAACGCCGGATAGTTTCCAAGGCGCCCTTGTCGATGCGGATGCACAGGTCGAGAGTTTTCGCCGAACGCGCAACAACCGCCGCACTGAACTTGTGGAAGATTATGTGGAACTGATCGCCGACTTGATCGCCGATGGCGGCGAGGCCCGCCAAGTTGACATCGCACAAAGGCTAGGTGTCGCTCAGCCAACGGTCGCAAAGATGCTCAAGCGTCTTGCCGCCGAGGGGTTCATTCAACAAAAATCTTATCGTGGCGTTTTCCCGACGCCAGAGGGCAACGAGTTTGCCGAAAGGAGCCGAGAGCGTCATCAGATCGTCGAGAGCTTTCTGCGCGCGCTTGGCATAAGTGCGGATAAGGCGCGCATCGACGCTGAAGGCATCGAACATCACGTCAGTGCGGAGACCCTCGATGCCTTCAAGGCTTTCTCAGTTGCCAAAAGTGCCGGATGGTTTGGTAGCTGA
- the ribB gene encoding 3,4-dihydroxy-2-butanone-4-phosphate synthase, which produces MPFDQKRVADAIRAFEAGEIVVVTDDDGRENEGDLIVAAVHCTPEKMAFIVRHTSGIVCTPMPKEEAKRLNLNAMVAENDSAHTTAFTVTVDFKHGTTTGISADDRTLTVRNLANPNVGPADFVRPGHIFPLVAREGGVLMRSGHTEAAVDLCKLASLPPIGVICELVNDDGTVTRGPQVTEFAEKHGLKQVSVADLIAYRQRKETLIELEATFDVDTPYGKAKANAYSLPWDPMQHLAVIFGDIRDGVDIPVRLHLENVAADVFGKDCQLDAIMKRMSEQGCGVIVYLREGSVGVGASQTARKGKHDREGHDEAQARESEWLEIGLGAQILKDLGITSIKLISSRERHYVGLEGFGIQIAATEIL; this is translated from the coding sequence ATGCCCTTTGACCAGAAGCGCGTTGCCGATGCCATCCGGGCCTTCGAGGCCGGCGAGATCGTCGTCGTCACCGACGACGACGGCCGCGAGAACGAAGGTGACCTGATCGTCGCCGCCGTTCACTGCACGCCGGAAAAGATGGCCTTCATCGTCCGCCATACCTCAGGCATCGTCTGCACGCCGATGCCGAAAGAAGAGGCCAAGCGTCTCAACCTCAATGCCATGGTGGCCGAGAACGATTCGGCCCACACCACGGCCTTCACCGTGACCGTCGATTTCAAGCACGGCACGACAACCGGCATCTCCGCCGACGACCGGACGCTGACGGTGCGCAACCTCGCCAATCCGAATGTCGGCCCGGCCGATTTCGTCCGCCCCGGCCATATCTTCCCACTGGTTGCCCGCGAAGGCGGCGTGTTGATGCGCTCTGGCCATACGGAAGCCGCCGTCGATCTCTGCAAGCTCGCCAGCCTGCCGCCGATTGGCGTCATCTGCGAACTGGTCAATGACGACGGCACAGTGACGCGCGGCCCGCAGGTTACCGAATTTGCCGAAAAACACGGGTTGAAGCAGGTTTCGGTCGCCGACCTCATCGCCTACCGCCAGCGCAAGGAAACGCTGATCGAGCTCGAGGCGACGTTCGATGTCGATACGCCCTATGGCAAGGCCAAGGCCAATGCCTATTCCCTGCCCTGGGATCCGATGCAGCATCTCGCCGTGATCTTTGGCGACATCCGCGACGGTGTCGATATTCCGGTGCGCCTGCATCTGGAAAATGTCGCGGCCGACGTCTTCGGCAAGGATTGCCAGCTCGATGCCATCATGAAGCGCATGTCCGAACAAGGCTGCGGCGTCATCGTCTATTTGCGCGAAGGCTCTGTCGGCGTCGGTGCCTCGCAGACCGCCCGCAAGGGCAAACATGACCGCGAAGGCCATGACGAGGCGCAGGCACGCGAAAGCGAATGGCTGGAAATCGGCCTTGGCGCGCAAATTCTGAAAGATCTCGGCATCACCTCGATCAAGCTGATCTCCTCGCGCGAGCGCCACTATGTCGGCCTTGAAGGTTTCGGCATCCAGATCGCCGCGACCGAGATTTTGTAA